AATTGACCCTACAGTGCGTCATTCAGGAGAATTCACCGGAACGCGCAACCGAATGTCCAAACGTGGCTCACCTTATTTGCGCCGAGCCATCTGGCTTGCCGCAAGTGTCGCGAAGGTACACAGTCCAATTCTCAGAGATTTTTACGAACAGAAGCGGGCTCAAGGGAAACACCATTTAGCTGCAACCGGCGCCGTGGCGCGTAAATTGACATACATCATTCATGCCGTCTTACGGGATAAAAAGCCATACGAGCCAATCGCGTAAACCGAACGTCCCGTCTGAATATTCACATCAAGTCTGCTTCTGACAGGCTTATATAGATGCGTCCAAAAATCACTTCCCTTCATTGTTCTTAGAACTCAATTGAGTGCTTGACATTAGATAGCTGGTCTTATCAATCCTAGGGTCGCAAACCGTAATTCCCTCGACGCACATCGTGTGAGCGATAAAGCAAGCGACCCTCCCGTGAGAAGGTCGCGTAAGAAATTCGCAATGATTTACCATTTTCAGTATAGCACAATTGAGTGCATACCGAAACCTTTGCGCTGACGAGGCGCTGATTCGCATCACACAACGAATTGCCCACGCAACAAAAAGGCCTGCGCACATGTGCAGCAGGCAAAAGTGAGGGCTTGAAGTATCACTCGGAAATATTCACTTGTTGCGCAAACGGATTTCCAAGTTCTCCACATAACCGATTCTACAGGGGATGCCTCGAAATCGCCTTGAAAAACAAGACGATTACTCTGTCTGTTCGCCTTCCTCGAGATTGAGGACTTTCGTATTTCCCAAATACACCACGCCGTCACTCGTTCCCGCAAAATACACGTCCCGAATCTGCTCTTGCGTGATTTCGTTTCCAGACAACTCCTGTTGGTCGTCCGTCGCGGCAAACGATGTTTCCGCCTCGAAGTGGTCATTCGTCGGGCGTTCGGCCATCCTTCAATCCCCCCATATCTCATCCCCCGGTTCACTCTGTCGAACCGAAGAATGGTTTGGAGGTATTGTTACCGATTTGCATTCATCTCCATGCGTATCCTAAGTGACTGCCCATTCCTTGTGCCCAAGGAGTTCCACCCGGTATCGGTGTGAACCCATGATGCCGGCGAGAGCGCGTGCTGAACTGACCCGAATCCCCATCACCCGTCGACGTCGCCAAAGTCGTCGTGGAAAACGATTCCCCGTCGGACCCCAACTGCGACGGCGAAATTAAAACTTGTCCTTGTTGCGTGACGACGGCCATTGGCACGACATCGTTCGTTTCGGCATTGATAGCTCCACCATCTACCGTTGCTTCGCTAAATGCAACCGTTCCTGCATTGGCGAGCGGATACAACTCTCCGTTGGTCGTCGATGGATCTTCGCTGATCCACTCGGCAGAGGTACCGATTCCCTTTTCATACGACGCATTCAATGTGACAGGAATCGTCTTCGTTTGCGTCTGGCCATCAGGAGACGTCACAGTGACGACCACATCCCACGTCGTGCCAGAAGCTTGTTTGACACTGGCATCAATGGTCGATCCCGCCTCAACGGTCATCACCGTCTTTGCCGCCGAGGGAAGTTTCTCCCAAAAGACGGTATTCACCACTTGTCCATCCTCGACTTGTTCAATCGTGCCCACTTGCAACAAATCATCAGAATTCACGCCGCCGAGTCCCACCCATTGAGCAGCGACACCTTGATTGCTGGTAGTTTCCAATGTGGGTACGGTCCAGGATCCATGTACACTAGTGAACGCCTTGGCCGATGTCTGGGGTGTAGCCACGTAACCAGCCCAATTCTCCGATGCTTGCGTACCTGTTGGCACATCTCCCGACACGGTATCAAAATAACTACCATTACCACCAGTACCCCCAGAAGAGGTCGTAGACGAACGAGGTGAAGTACTATAACCATTGCCGAAGGGCGCCCCATTGGCACGCCGTGAATCTGTCCATGTCATTGGCGTAAATTGGCTGCGCGACAAGACAAACCCCGCACTGCCTTGCGAGGTATCGACAACTGTACCATTTGTCCCCTTCCCAAAGTGATAAATCCCCGTCGTAACCAAACCTGCAGCAGATAGCG
Above is a genomic segment from Alicyclobacillus acidoterrestris containing:
- a CDS encoding G1 family glutamic endopeptidase; protein product: MNNKSRVVALMVTLSAAGLVTTGIYHFGKGTNGTVVDTSQGSAGFVLSRSQFTPMTWTDSRRANGAPFGNGYSTSPRSSTTSSGGTGGNGSYFDTVSGDVPTGTQASENWAGYVATPQTSAKAFTSVHGSWTVPTLETTSNQGVAAQWVGLGGVNSDDLLQVGTIEQVEDGQVVNTVFWEKLPSAAKTVMTVEAGSTIDASVKQASGTTWDVVVTVTSPDGQTQTKTIPVTLNASYEKGIGTSAEWISEDPSTTNGELYPLANAGTVAFSEATVDGGAINAETNDVVPMAVVTQQGQVLISPSQLGSDGESFSTTTLATSTGDGDSGQFSTRSRRHHGFTPIPGGTPWAQGMGSHLGYAWR